A part of Vigna radiata var. radiata cultivar VC1973A chromosome 11, Vradiata_ver6, whole genome shotgun sequence genomic DNA contains:
- the LOC106776938 gene encoding homeobox-leucine zipper protein HAT22 isoform X1: MGFDHDASTSGLHLVLGLSLTATTTPSTKPQDHHHRHHHFCVVKPSPTKPNSPNEPSLTLGLSGDTCHLAKQVPNNSKVYCEDPLDMSRQTSPHSVVSSFSTGRVVKRERDLSFEEVEAEAEADERVSSRVSDEEEDGTNARKKLRLTKEQSALLEESFKQHSTLNPKQKQALARQLNLRPRQVEVWFQNRRARFWLGCCRTKLKQTEVDCEFLKKCCETLTDENRRLKKELQELKALKLAQPLYMPMPAATLTMCPSCERLGGVSDNASNKSPFSMAPKTHFYNPFANPSAAC; the protein is encoded by the exons ATGGGTTTTGATCACGATGCCAGTACCTCTGGCCTTCATCTcgttctagggttatctttgaCTGCTACCACCACTCCATCTACCAAGCCTCAagatcatcatcatcgtcatcatcatttTTGTGTTGTTAAGCCTTCTCCAACCAAGCCTAATTCCCCCAATGAACCATCTTTGACGTTGGGTTTGTCTGGCGATACCTGCCACCTAGCCAAGCAAGTGCCTAACAACAGTAAGGTTTATTGTGAGGACCCTCTTGACATGTCTAGACAGACTTCACCTCACAGCGTGGTTTCGTCTTTCTCAACTGGGAGGGTTGTGAAGAGGGAGAGAGATCTTAGCTTTGAAGAGGTAGAGGCAGAGGCAGAGGCAGACGAGAGGGTTTCTTCAAGAGTGAGCGACGAAGAAGAAGACGGCACCAATGCTAGGAAGAAACTCAGACTCACCAAAGAACAATCTGCACTACTGGAGGAGAGCTTCAAACAACACAGCACTCTCAATCCT AAACAGAAGCAAGCTTTAGCCAGACAGTTAAATCTACGGCCTCGACAAGTTGAAGTGTGGTTTCAGAATCGGAGAGCCAG GTTTTGGCTTGGTTGCTGCAGAACAAAGCTGAAGCAGACAGAGGTGGACTGTGAGTTCTTGAAGAAATGCTGTGAAACGTTGACGGACGAAAACAGAAGGTTAAAGAAGGAGCTGCAGGAGCTGAAGGCACTGAAACTAGCTCAACCCTTGTACATGCCTATGCCTGCGGCAACACTCACCATGTGCCCTTCTTGCGAGAGGCTCGGTGGCGTTAGCGATAACGCTTCCAATAAAAGCCCTTTCTCCATGGCTCCCAAGACTCACTTCTACAACCCCTTTGCCAATCCTTCTGCAGCATGTTGA
- the LOC106776938 gene encoding homeobox-leucine zipper protein HAT22 isoform X2, with translation MGFDHDASTSGLHLVLGLSLTATTTPSTKPQDHHHRHHHFCVVKPSPTKPNSPNEPSLTLGLSGDTCHLAKQVPNNSKVYCEDPLDMSRQTSPHSVVSSFSTGRVVKRERDLSFEEVEAEAEADERVSSRVSDEEEDGTNARKKLRLTKEQSALLEESFKQHSTLNPKQKQALARQLNLRPRQVEVWFQNRRARTKLKQTEVDCEFLKKCCETLTDENRRLKKELQELKALKLAQPLYMPMPAATLTMCPSCERLGGVSDNASNKSPFSMAPKTHFYNPFANPSAAC, from the exons ATGGGTTTTGATCACGATGCCAGTACCTCTGGCCTTCATCTcgttctagggttatctttgaCTGCTACCACCACTCCATCTACCAAGCCTCAagatcatcatcatcgtcatcatcatttTTGTGTTGTTAAGCCTTCTCCAACCAAGCCTAATTCCCCCAATGAACCATCTTTGACGTTGGGTTTGTCTGGCGATACCTGCCACCTAGCCAAGCAAGTGCCTAACAACAGTAAGGTTTATTGTGAGGACCCTCTTGACATGTCTAGACAGACTTCACCTCACAGCGTGGTTTCGTCTTTCTCAACTGGGAGGGTTGTGAAGAGGGAGAGAGATCTTAGCTTTGAAGAGGTAGAGGCAGAGGCAGAGGCAGACGAGAGGGTTTCTTCAAGAGTGAGCGACGAAGAAGAAGACGGCACCAATGCTAGGAAGAAACTCAGACTCACCAAAGAACAATCTGCACTACTGGAGGAGAGCTTCAAACAACACAGCACTCTCAATCCT AAACAGAAGCAAGCTTTAGCCAGACAGTTAAATCTACGGCCTCGACAAGTTGAAGTGTGGTTTCAGAATCGGAGAGCCAG AACAAAGCTGAAGCAGACAGAGGTGGACTGTGAGTTCTTGAAGAAATGCTGTGAAACGTTGACGGACGAAAACAGAAGGTTAAAGAAGGAGCTGCAGGAGCTGAAGGCACTGAAACTAGCTCAACCCTTGTACATGCCTATGCCTGCGGCAACACTCACCATGTGCCCTTCTTGCGAGAGGCTCGGTGGCGTTAGCGATAACGCTTCCAATAAAAGCCCTTTCTCCATGGCTCCCAAGACTCACTTCTACAACCCCTTTGCCAATCCTTCTGCAGCATGTTGA